The Takifugu rubripes chromosome 16, fTakRub1.2, whole genome shotgun sequence genome contains the following window.
GGATCTGGAATATTCAGGTAACATTAACACCAACGTTTTGGAATAAATACATCCCATAGTAGGTGGCACCTATCTGCTTGTTATATACCAGCTCTTACTTGTTAAGTTTCTCATAGAAAACATGTACAAAAGCCTGCATCTGTAATATCCAAGAtggtaaatattatttttagaTTCAGTTCAAGGTTAATACATTTTTCCAGAGTTACTATATAGGCAGAAGGTTCTTAGTAATTTGGTTTAGCCCGACTAAATCAGCTCAGAGTAGTTTGAATGTCGTTTGAATGTAGCCCGACTGCCACCCCCTTAGCTCGGTTGTGAGTTGACTTACTAGAGCATGTGGGTGGCGACCCAACAACAAGTTAGAATAGTGCAAATTACCACCTGGTGGGGACGAAGTGGTTTGATACCACCCATAATCCAGCCTCTGCAAACTAGACAGAAAGTCCGGTTGGATAAATTATGCACGCCATTCGAGCAAAAAGTGTAGTCCAATATCGATGCTCAAAGGCTCGTAatgacctctcctctcctctcctctcctctcctctcctctcctctcctctcctctcctctcctctcctctcctctcctctcctcccctcccctcccctcccctttgtttttcctcctactcTACCCTCCCCCACCATTACTTAATGTTCATTCCTGGTGTCTCCCTTCCCCCtctattttttcctctctgcattTTGAATACGTATTTGCAAATCATCTTCTGGACCAGACGGGGGAGCTGCGGACTAAAATGTCACAGTCCCATGAAGACAGCCTTACCAGTGTAGCCTGGAATCCAGACGGCAAGCGCTTTGTCACTGGTGGGCAGAGAGGACAGTTTTATCAGTGTGTAAGTCGACCATTATTATTTTTTGGTGTTAAATGCAAATGCTTCATACATTTTATGCCCAAGAATTGTCCTGTCTTGTACTTTTAAAGGCACAGGaacaggatgatgatgagagatGAAAGACATTGTATATTAGTCAGTGATATTTAGGTACCGGATATAAACCTGATCAGATTCGGTGAGCTTTTTTCCAGACAGAAACCCGTATAAATGTGTCTTTAATACAGCCTTTCCATTGGTGTGATCTACAACAGACTAGTAGTTAGATGAAAAGAAGCAGCCCTGCCTATATAACTTAACAAATGTTTTGTCTCTGAACCATGCCTTCCTTTGAGTGGAGAAAAAGCACGAGTGAAACACAGTTGTTGTTCCAGATCAAATGAGGGgtttgctgtttgtgttgtcaggATCTTGATGGTAATTTGTTAGACTCTTGGGAGGGTGTGAGAGTGCAATGCCTGTGGTGCCTGAGTGATGGGAGAACAGTGCTGGCCGCAGACACCCACCAAAGGATCCGAGGGTACAACTTTGAGGACTTGACCGACAGAAACATGTATGTACTGCATCTTATGATGTTTGGGTTGTAGTTCAAAGActtggccagcaggtggcacacTCTGCTACTTTATAAATAAAAGCTGTCCAGTCTAACGTGTTTGGACTGATAAATACTATTcaatgtaattattattatataagtATTTTCTTCAATTATCCATGTCTTCTCATGATCATGATACATTACTACAGTGACTTTCTGCATGTTGCTTTTCCTCCACAGAGTACAAGAGGACCACCCCGTAATGTCTTTTACAGTTTCAAAAAATGGGAGATTAGCTTTGTTAAATGTAGCAACTCaggtaatctgtttttctgttaTCGTTTAATTAGCTTAAGAGCTCTGTGCGACTTTTTTGAGACAAATCGTGcaacacatttttctcattATGGAGTCATCTTCTTTTTAGGGAGTGCACCTCTGGGACCTGCAAGACCGggtgctggtgaggaagtaccAAGGTGTGACCCAGGGCTTCTACACAATCCACTCCTGCTTAGGAGGGCACAACGAAGACTTCATCGCCAGCGGTAGTGAAGGTAAAATCATAAAGCTGAAATAATACTCTAGAATATTTCATTTAACAGGAGCCATAGATCTTGGTGCTCCTTCTAATTTCATTTGGTCTTCACATTGATTGGTGACTGTCAAGTAGATACCAAACCGCTGCTAAATTAAgttctgattattattattgagttTTGTTGAAAGCAAGGGAAAAAATGAAGACATAAATTGGCATGTAAAACACTTTAAATCCAACAGAAAGCATTCTGGACTTATAAAACCTGCTTTGGCCCTGAGCACTCAATAGCAGCTTCATGCAGggtgcatttttttaaattttaaatcttAAGAGATTTTTTATTGGTTGGTGACACCACACAAAGATAAAATCAGGCATTGACCAGTTGTGATCATACTGCATGTGATGTGTTCCGATATTCTCAATGCAGCACATCACACCCATCACAATTCTGTCCCACCACTGATGTAGAATCTCATCCTCCAAGCCAGAAATCTCTCATGCTCACATGTGATctaacaaaaacaaagaaaagaaagatagagaaaactgaaacacacaggaagcaACATGGAACATGCTTGTCCCACACGTGGAGATTTTTGGTCTTAAAAACCAAAGGAGTTTAATATTTATAATACCTCAGACCACCAATCTGGAAAAAACAGCAGGCCAATTATCGTTCTGTGTGTATCACGCACATACCCACACATGACAAATTGACTGTTTACCATTACGAACGTCCTCCTGTTTTGTTTGCTGGCTTTCTTCAACTCCAGACCACAAAGTCTACATCTGGCACAGACGTGGAGAGTTCCCCCTTGCTGAGCTGACAGGTCACACGCGCACAGTCAACTGCGTGAGCTGGAACCCAACAATCCCAGGACTAATGGCTTCTGCCTCAGATGACGGCACAGTGCGCGTCTGGGGTCCTGCACCGTTTATCGATTCACCAGAGGCAGACGGACTTAACGGTAGCTGTAATAGTATGAGCAGCTCAGAATAATTACCATGGATCTGAATTTgtctctgtatttatttattttgtgttatgTCGTCAGAAAATTGCAGTAACATGGACAGTTGATGGTCGTATTCTGGATCAGATGACGTCTCTAACAACAATCCCAGAATCAACAAGACGAATGGAAAATCTGAACACGGCGAAAGAAATTGATCACCAACTTAAAGCATGTCAAGAATAACAACCGCAGCCCActgagacaaaagagaaaacaacaaGAGCAAAAGATTTGTCTTCTGACCGATTGAGACTAAATGGTGGAGTTGATGACGGATACTGATCCTGACCAAGAGGAAAGCCAGTCAGTACCCAGTGGGACATGACCGCCCTGTACTGGTGAGCTGTAATGGCTGTTCTCCTGCTTCAACcaatgctcccccccccccccccaatcccacCGCAGTGTCACCGGCCATGCCAGGCCCTCGGAAACCCATGTCCACCTTGAGCTCAGAGCGTCCCCTTTGATGCCATCAGACACCATGCAGACTAGCTGTTGGACTACATCTGTCTGCCTGATTGTCTCCCAGTACACGTGCGTCTCAGTGGAAAAGGGTGGGATGCTGTCGGGGAAGGAAGCTGCATAGTGGGACACAGCAAAACTTCGTCACGTGTGTATTTTCCCCCactctgttgcttctgttgttgGTCAAAGGCCAGCAAACCCACCGAGAACACGCTAACTGACCAGCTGGCGAGGAACACATAAAAAAGGCTATGCtaaatgttggatttttttaTAATAGTCATTGCATAATTCTCATTTATGAGGTGAAACTTAGCATAAGTAGTGCCCAAGGAAAGCTTTGGTGTGAAGATTCCAGTTTTCTGTTTCATTACATTAGGAAGATAAACTTTTTACTCTTTAATTTAACGTCTAACACGGAGATGCTGTAATGTTAAAACATGCAGCCAAGCCCCTCTGTTGTACTCGCTACCGCACAACTCCATCACATCAGCCTAagaggatgaggacagggaTTCACACATCGGCGCTGCTGGCGGGGGTCAGACGTCAGCGTGGTGGGTCGGGACCTTTTTAAAACCACACGGACCGCTTCAGTTGACTGCTGTCCCTCTGCGTGCGTGAGAGCGTGAGAGAGGTTATGCATGCACACATTAGCGAGAGTTGCCTTTTCGATTGCAGGTTTAATTTGGATGTGTGCTCAATTCACACCAGCAGAAATATccgccaccccccaccccactccaCACCCCGTCTCCTTTCCCTAAACTTCTAATCCGTGGGTAAAATTGTAAGAGGATTTTAAAACAATTCTAAGTTCTCCAAAGCCCCATAAGGACCTCTGTCTGTGGAACAAAGATTACTTGAGAGCCattttgtaaaagaaaaacttttcttTAATCTGGGGCTTTAATTTTTACACTGAAATTTGTTTCTGTTTACCAAGTGGCATTCAAATGGCACTAAATTACTGGCAGCACAACATTCTTCCGGGGACACAAATAGCTTAAAAAGCAAATCTGAATGAGACTTGATTCACAATCCGTTAATGCTGTTGTCTCATTAGCACGGTGATTCCTTCTATATGGAACGATGACAATGGATTTATTGGATAAGGCGCTAGAAGTGACAGCATTGACCAGAAAACACTCTGTAAGCGGTGTTAGTGGAGTCGTTGCAatcctaaaaacacacaaactgccTTCACATCCATACAGCTGCACACAACCCTTTGGTTTGTAAGACATCCAACCGTTGTTGCACTTTTAGTAGTCTTTCTGCTCTCTTGCACCTCGTGGCATCCATAAGTGTTCTCGCAGGCTTATGGTCGCCACACTTAATGTCACGGCGGTCGAAAAGGTCGCGTTGGCAAAGGCTCAAGACCCTGATGGGAAATTGCTAAAGGCACTCCTTCATTAGGCCTCTATGCATCCAAAAGCAGTGACTGATTATCTTGTAGATATGAAACAAACTGAGCCTCACACCGAGGGTACCAATCCCAGGGTTTAGAGAGACGTCCCCAGTAAAATATCCCCCACCATGTTCTCCAGCCATGTTATTCAGCGGTCATTCAAAgctttcttcctcccttttcaGGGTTTGTAATGGCTATTTGCTACAGACTGCTATACAGTGAAACTTGTTTAAAACCagtgcttttctgtttttattgaattttttgttactttttttttgacattatATCATTTTTGGTTGACCTATCCTTGTATGATCATATTAAAATATAACCAGACATTTGgagtgctcttttttttttgtcatctttatTAACCCAGTTGTCtttcttctttgtgtttggttgtgttttttATCTAAATCACTAAGGCGCAATGAATATGCACAGTAACACCCATGCCAGTTGAAAGGGGAAGAGTTAAGAGGAACTGTGTTACTTACAATCAGGTCTTTCGATCTACCCACCCCTCGCCTTTAATAGTTCCCTTCATGTAAAAGTCGAATTTCTCGCATGTCTGTATTTGACTCAAATCTCCCTCTTGGTGTTCAAACTGTTGATAGATTTGACCCCCTTCCTGAGCCAAATCCCCCGAGGCAGATCTGTGTTTTCTGTAGGACCCCCGTGCCACGCTGGAAGCCTatttcagctcctccactgcAGATTGAGTTCACACCTCTCGCTGTTTGACTGGATTTTCAAGGCAAAACTTCCACTTAAATGAAAAAGATTCAAAAAACGAGTTTCTCTAAAACAGTTTATTTGCTGGTGGTCAACATTATGTCTGTATGCAAACTGGTGTCTGCTCTTCGCCTTTGAGTTTACAAGGAAGCTGCAAGTGATTATCAATGTCTTACTATTCTCAGAGGCGATCGTGGTGGCAGGTGGGggctgggaacactggggaaGGGCTTAACGTAGCGTCTCTAAACGTCTTGGGTGAGGGTGGGAAGTGGGTGATGTGTGGCTTTGCATCCATTGTGTTATTTACAAAAGTGATTGTACCGTTTTGTATTGtgtaggggaaaaaaatgtatgcATATTTTCAATAAAACATTCAGGGTtttgagggagagaaaaaaagcccAGTGAGTCTTGGGGCAAGAGATTGTAAAAGACAAAGTTTGAGACAGTTGCAAGAGATGGCATCCCTCCCACctctgaaggaaaaaaacagacccAGAAGGGCTCAGATTCACTGCTTTTGCCAAAGCATGTGTCAAAGGGCATCCCGTGGGTTTTACTCGTGTCTTTATTCTTTgtattcagtcttttttttttcttgagagCAATGTCTGAGGCCAAACCGACTGGTAAAAGGCAATCTTCAATGCCATTAGGAATAATGAACAATTGCCAATAAAGTGACATTATTTTGAGTAAAGTGTTGTTCTCCACCTCCTGTTTTGAAGTTCAAAgacatgaataaataatcaaGAACTCGGTAGTGCGAATCCATTGAAATGAGACCTTTAACGCGACACAGCGTCCTTTCACGTTGCCTACACTTTTAGGCGCTTTTCTTTATAACCACTGCACGCTACTGTTACCCGGTGTTCAATTTGGGCGATTGGATTAAAATTCATGAGGAATTTGGCGAAACAAATCGACATTCTCAAAGGAAATACTGAGCTTGTTCCAGTACCAGCGCGGTACGGGCTTGTTTACATCCCTTGAAAGTGGGAGGGGCGTGCACCATGCGTCACAAGACCACGCCCACGCCGCCGTCTTCCTTGACTCCCTTCTTCACCGCCCACTCGCGAGTCTGGAAGCCGAAGCAGGAGCGCGTTCAGGGGGCGAAGTTAGTCTCAAACCAGCCTTAACGGCAGTCATGGCGGCGCCGCTGGCCCAGTTCGACGAGGATTGGCAGGATTTTAACGAGTTCAAGCCACCCTCGGCGTCGGCGGACCAGTTGGACCAGCTGAACTCAAACGTGGTCGACTCGGCGTCAGGCCTCGACGATTTCTCCGACCTCGACAACAGTTTCTCCGGGGAGATATGCAGCTTCAAGTCGATGGAGGACCTCGTCCACGACTTTGACGAGAAGCTGACAGTGTGTTTCCGAAATTACAACACTACGACGGAGGATATAGCCCCCATTAAACCCATCACGGAGGACAATTACCTCAAAGACGACGAGTGAGTGCgaatttaaatgttgtttttattcatagCAAGTTGTAATCTCCTTGTTAGCTTTAGCAGCCTAGCCTCGGTGGGTCAGGCTAATGTTGATGTTAGCTTAGCTGCAATCACTTCTGTCCAAAGTTTGGAACTTTGGCGAGATGTTTTTAGGACGAAatatcctccctgtcctccgATATTTTGAGATCGGCCATGATTTAGCTTATGTTTGATTCTTGTATGTAAAAATGACCGCAGAGTTATCAATTTGGTTACATATGCAATATAACTTAGCCGGAGATGAAAAGTGGGTGTCTAAAGTGCCACGTTTACAGTATTGAATTTCTCACTAGAAATGACTGGTTTCACTTCCATAAACGTTATATTGGAGTAACTCCGTGTTTGTTGCACACAGGCTGAAGTCATTCATGGTTTCACCCTGATCTTGGCtgctgttattttcacactcatcccacacaaacatgcaaatcTCACTGTCACGAACACGGCCGTGCAGAGAGCAGCATTAACGTGGAATTGCAGCTCTCTCGGGCCTGATCATACAGTGAAACTTCCTCTATGTCACCATTAATATTAGTCATGCATGTTCCCAACAATGCTGCCAATCTCTTTGCGGTGAAAATTGTGAAAAACTGAAGTCAGAAATAAGTTCCGTTTTTATTGAGCAGCATTTGCGAACATTTGAGCCatgatgattgagaatcttcaCAGACATTTAAGCCACTGCTAAACACTCATCCAGCAGGATACATTAGATGTATCACCCTGAAATTTGATTTAGATTTACTTACTGTCAAAAATATTGCAACTAGATTGGCGAGAATGTAGTGAAACGGACAAAGGAACATCCGTGGTTATTTTAGTCcaaaaagacaggaaggagaggagcaggaggataaTTGGACAGCAGCCCAGTGAAGCCCGGAGAGCAGCGCCAGGATCGGTGGAGGTCTTTTCTGGTTGACTGCACCCTGGAAGACGTGTCCAGGCTCTTAATGAGTCCTCCAGTAACACTGAGACCAACAACAGGGCCGACAGGGGAGATGTGTTCACGTGTATCCGTGCACGTTTGGGTGTCCATGGAGATGCACGCGTTGGAGCAGAGCTGTCCATGTGAATTGTGCAGTTGCACATTTGTGTTCAAGTAGATCAAATGTCCAcgagaaaaacacaaaatggtGCATTGAAACcttgttattttaaaaatgcacgtGCACGCCGAGAATCAGCTTTGTCACACACTCACGTGTCCTTGAGCTTGGGGAGGAAAAATATCCCCTGCCCTATTTAGGACCGAGCAGCCCCCGACACCCCAAGCTGTGCGCTTGAGGGAGAAACGTGCGCGGGGTTACATAAACACTGGTCTGCGAACGTGTGTGAGGAAGAGGCGAGTTGTGGTGATGCAGAGCGAGTGTGACACATGGGTTCACAGCGCCCTCCTCGCCCTGCCCGCAGCGCTCCCAtccagcaggaagcagcccgGGACGTGAAGCACTGTTGTTGCAACTGTTGTTGCGTatctgcacacacgcacacaagttGTTGCCTTTACCTTTGATCAGTGCGCACGTGTCGATGATGTCACTGTTCCTGAATCGGTGGTATCCAGCCACGTACGGGCTGAACACCGGTTTCCTCTGTTTCCAGGTATAACGACACAAACACGCCGGTGTTGTCGGCGTAAAGAAATGGAACGTGCTTGTGAAAgcgacacgggggggggggtgaccagaCAGATGGGCGCATTATAAAGTTCTGGTCTCACGCTGTCCCCTGCTCTGTTCCAGGGTATGGAACACTCTGACGGATAATTACGGCAACGTGATGGCCGTGGACTGGAAGACGTCGCACACCCGCAGCCTGCACCTGCCCATCCTCAACCTCGCCGATCGGGAGGTAGCGCGCGGCCACGCAGTCGCTTAACGACACAATCTGCTCGGCCGGTGATGTTTCACACGACCTTCTGATCCAACAGAAACTGGAGAATCAGTCTCTGGATCTGTCTGACGacgaggagctgagggagcagATGGACATGCACTCCATCATCGTTTCCTCCATCAGCGACGAGCCGCTTTTCACAGCTGAGCAGGTGGGTCGGGTTGCCGTGGCGCCGGTGTTTTACCACGCAGGACTTCCCTCTAATCCTGACTAATAacgggggggggcatctgtgtCCATTCCTTGGTTCAGGTGATAGAGGAGATCGAAGAGATGATGCAAGAGTCTCCAGACCCCGAAGACGACGAGAGCCCCTCGCAGTCCGACCTCTCCGTGCTCTCCCAGGACCTCCACGCTATGAAGAGGTCCGGCTCCAACAGCAGCTGCGAGGACCGTGAGTCTCTCCCAGGACCGGCGGTGCACGAGGCGAACAGTCAGGCGTTATCGACGGCCGACTAAATAGACCAAACCGTCGTGCACACCAAGAAACAGCCAGGCGCTCACGCAGCAGCCTTCTTATGTAACGTGTGACAAATGCAAACCAGCTGCTAATCTAAAGCCTTTTTGTGAGCGCTCACATCCCAAATCTACTATATTTCTCTTCAAGAGGCGTCAGAACACACGTCCTCTACACAGCAAAGAGGCCACGTTCCATTTCTCTCACAATAGGCTTCAATCCTCGATCCCCAGTTTATACTGAAGGTTAATAACTCTGTACGTGTCAGGGCTGCGTCGGCTGTCTGCGTCTGAACTGACGGAGACgctgcaggaagtggagacGGCGATCCGGCGCTACAGCGAAGAGCTGATCCAGGCTCTGGCTCTGCGCGACGAACTGGACTACGAGAAGGAGGTGCTGAATTTGAACGAGCCGTCTCCTTTTTATTCCTACCAACCAGTTTTTTTCATGCAATTCGCCGTCAGTTCAAGCCGTAAAACCAGTTTCTGAATCCAGGTGAAGAACAGCTTCATCTCGCTGCTGATCGACGTGCAGAACAGGCAGAAGGAGCACCGGGAGCTGCTGCGCAAAAAGAAGAAGATCAGAAGCACCACGACAACCGGGCCCAACGGCCAGAGAAGCACCAGCACGCACATCCCGGGAACGGTGAGTCACGCCGGCGTAGGAGGCGTAACGACGAGCCTTTGGCGTGTGATGGTAACAAAGCGCGACGCGTGGCCTGGCTTTTCTCCAACGCCGAGGCTCTGGTgaaccttcttcctctctgctaaAAATAGAAGCCTCCTCATCTGTCtgctctcttttccctccttcctctgctcctcgtAGCTCCTCACTCTGGAGGGACTCTCCAATGTCATTCACAATGGCCTCCGTCAAACTTTTGGCAGCACAGGAGGGGACAAACAGGTGCCCCCGCTCTTTCTTCTGTTGGCATCTCAGctgctgacccctgacctttggTTTCCCTTGGATCATCGGTTTTACGTTTGCTTGTTCACAGCTTTTATTTGGGGGGATTTTTCATcaattgttattatttgatCTCGTTTTCTGTCCCGTTGCCATTCTCCTGTTTTTAAAACCCATCATCTTTAATTTGAAGTGTGTTTATTGTCTGTTTTTACTGTAAGAAATggtcttttttttatattaaatgaGAAATGACACTCGGCATGTGAATATTGCCCCTCTTGTCTGACTCACTGCTCTTTTTTTCAGTATCTGACCACTGTGATCCCGTATGAGAAGAAGGCCGGAACCCCATCCGTGGAAGACCTCCAGATCCTCACAAAGAGTGAGCCTGTCTCTGCAGCTTTAGTTCTACCCTCCACGCCCTTTGCTAACacgctctcctccacctgctagTCCTGCACGCCATGAGGGACGACAGTGAGAAGGTGCCTGCGCTGCTGACAGACTACATCCTCAAAGGTAAACGCAGCGGCCGGCCCCTTCCTATGAGAGCCTGGGAATACCGCCACTAAAGCAGGGCCAGAGCGAACCTGGACACTTCAGATTTGAGAGAGAAGTCATGTT
Protein-coding sequences here:
- the fez2b gene encoding fasciculation and elongation protein zeta-2 isoform X2; amino-acid sequence: MAAPLAQFDEDWQDFNEFKPPSASADQLDQLNSNVVDSASGLDDFSDLDNSFSGEICSFKSMEDLVHDFDEKLTVCFRNYNTTTEDIAPIKPITEDNYLKDDEVWNTLTDNYGNVMAVDWKTSHTRSLHLPILNLADREKLENQSLDLSDDEELREQMDMHSIIVSSISDEPLFTAEQVIEEIEEMMQESPDPEDDESPSQSDLSVLSQDLHAMKRSGSNSSCEDRLRRLSASELTETLQEVETAIRRYSEELIQALALRDELDYEKEVKNSFISLLIDVQNRQKEHRELLRKKKKIRSTTTTGPNGQRSTSTHIPGTLLTLEGLSNVIHNGLRQTFGSTGGDKQYLTTVIPYEKKAGTPSVEDLQILTKILHAMRDDSEKVPALLTDYILKVLCPT
- the fez2b gene encoding fasciculation and elongation protein zeta-2 isoform X3, which translates into the protein MAAPLAQFDEDWQDFNEFKPPSASADQLDQLNSNVVDSASGLDDFSDLDNSFSGEICSFKSMEDLVHDFDEKLTVCFRNYNTTTEDIAPIKPITEDNYLKDDEVWNTLTDNYGNVMAVDWKTSHTRSLHLPILNLADREKLENQSLDLSDDEELREQMDMHSIIVSSISDEPLFTAEQVIEEIEEMMQESPDPEDDESPSQSDLSVLSQDLHAMKRSGSNSSCEDRLRRLSASELTETLQEVETAIRRYSEELIQALALRDELDYEKEVKNSFISLLIDVQNRQKEHRELLRKKKKIRSTTTTGPNGQRSTSTHIPGTLLTLEGLSNVIHNGLRQTFGSTGGDKQYLTTVIPYEKKAGTPSVEDLQILTKILHAMRDDSEKVPALLTDYILKALV
- the fez2b gene encoding fasciculation and elongation protein zeta-2 isoform X1, producing the protein MAAPLAQFDEDWQDFNEFKPPSASADQLDQLNSNVVDSASGLDDFSDLDNSFSGEICSFKSMEDLVHDFDEKLTVCFRNYNTTTEDIAPIKPITEDNYLKDDEVWNTLTDNYGNVMAVDWKTSHTRSLHLPILNLADREKLENQSLDLSDDEELREQMDMHSIIVSSISDEPLFTAEQVIEEIEEMMQESPDPEDDESPSQSDLSVLSQDLHAMKRSGSNSSCEDRLRRLSASELTETLQEVETAIRRYSEELIQALALRDELDYEKEVKNSFISLLIDVQNRQKEHRELLRKKKKIRSTTTTGPNGQRSTSTHIPGTLLTLEGLSNVIHNGLRQTFGSTGGDKQYLTTVIPYEKKAGTPSVEDLQILTKILHAMRDDSEKVPALLTDYILKGKRSGRPLPMRAWEYRH
- the fez2b gene encoding fasciculation and elongation protein zeta-2 isoform X4, with amino-acid sequence MAAPLAQFDEDWQDFNEFKPPSASADQLDQLNSNVVDSASGLDDFSDLDNSFSGEICSFKSMEDLVHDFDEKLTVCFRNYNTTTEDIAPIKPITEDNYLKDDEVWNTLTDNYGNVMAVDWKTSHTRSLHLPILNLADREKLENQSLDLSDDEELREQMDMHSIIVSSISDEPLFTAEQVIEEIEEMMQESPDPEDDESPSQSDLSVLSQDLHAMKRSGSNSSCEDRLRRLSASELTETLQEVETAIRRYSEELIQALALRDELDYEKEVKNSFISLLIDVQNRQKEHRELLRKKKKIRSTTTTGPNGQRSTSTHIPGTYLTTVIPYEKKAGTPSVEDLQILTKILHAMRDDSEKVPALLTDYILKGKRSGRPLPMRAWEYRH